In Candidatus Promineifilum breve, one genomic interval encodes:
- a CDS encoding 30S ribosomal protein S1 yields MSEEQGRRIHADPVADESYWSALFQMEDAFRQDEAPEQHGPAQPPAPEHEPAPALTGNGQHNQPAAFASRVSTDPWQLAQEFMDGDRQLQLKVTGHNKGGLLVSWNGIQGFVPASQLIDFPQFHVPRERLQSLAEWRDRTLQLKIIEVNKPNSRLILSERATLVAATQRTSLLNVVQVGEQREGTVTNLTDFGAFIDLGGVEGLVHISEISWSRVTHPSLMLKPGQVVRVLILNVDPGAARVALSMKRLRPDPWLTAEERYRPDQFVRGVIGTITTYGAFVILEEELEGLVHISELAEGMFMHPRDIVRPGEEVTARVLSVDGRHKRIALSLRGADPKRP; encoded by the coding sequence ATGAGCGAGGAACAAGGGAGAAGAATCCACGCGGATCCGGTGGCCGATGAGTCCTATTGGTCGGCCCTATTCCAGATGGAGGATGCATTTCGTCAAGACGAGGCGCCGGAGCAGCATGGCCCGGCCCAGCCGCCGGCGCCGGAGCACGAACCGGCCCCCGCCCTCACCGGCAACGGCCAACACAATCAGCCCGCCGCCTTCGCGTCACGGGTATCCACCGATCCCTGGCAGTTGGCCCAGGAGTTCATGGACGGCGACCGCCAATTGCAGCTCAAGGTCACCGGCCATAACAAGGGCGGGCTGCTGGTATCCTGGAACGGTATCCAGGGATTCGTGCCCGCCTCGCAACTGATCGACTTCCCGCAATTCCACGTGCCGCGCGAGCGGTTGCAATCGCTGGCCGAATGGCGCGACCGGACGTTGCAACTCAAGATCATCGAGGTCAACAAGCCCAATAGCCGGCTCATCCTCTCCGAGCGGGCCACACTGGTGGCCGCCACGCAGCGCACGAGTTTGCTCAACGTCGTGCAGGTCGGCGAACAGCGCGAGGGGACGGTGACCAACCTGACCGACTTCGGCGCGTTTATCGACCTGGGCGGCGTGGAGGGGCTGGTCCACATCTCCGAGATCTCCTGGAGCCGGGTGACCCATCCCAGTCTGATGCTGAAGCCGGGGCAGGTGGTACGGGTGCTGATTCTCAACGTCGATCCGGGCGCGGCCCGCGTTGCCCTCAGCATGAAGCGGCTGCGGCCCGACCCGTGGCTGACGGCCGAGGAGCGCTACCGTCCCGACCAGTTCGTGCGTGGTGTGATCGGCACGATCACCACCTATGGCGCGTTCGTCATCCTGGAAGAGGAATTGGAAGGGCTGGTGCATATCTCCGAGTTGGCCGAAGGCATGTTCATGCACCCGCGCGACATCGTCCGGCCCGGCGAGGAAGTGACGGCCCGCGTGTTGAGCGTGGACGGCCGCCATAAGCGCATCGCCCTCTCGCTGCGCGGCGCCGACCCCAAGAGGCCCTGA